The Acinetobacter lwoffii genomic sequence TTTGAACTGAATGTGGTACCTGCAATGACCTACGGCAATCCGAATATTCAGGATGTCTTGGCACAGGTCTCAGCGCAGCCACAGGAACACATGATTCTATTTCCCTTGTTTCCACAATATTCTGCCACTTCGACCGCACCTCTATACGATGCAGTGGCGAAATGGGTGGTGAAACAGCGCAATTTACCCGGTTTGACAGTGATCCGGGATTATTATCAACATCCTTTATTTATCCAGTCGCTGGCTCAAAGTGTACGTGATTATCAGGCAATTCATGGTCAACCAGAGAAATTGTTGATGTCTTTCCACGGCATTCCACAGCCATATGCCGATAAAGGCGATCCTTATGCCGACCGTTGTCGCATCACGGGTAAATTGGTGGCGGAAGTACTAGGTTTAAATGAAGATCAATACGCGATCAGCTTCCAGTCGCGGTTTGGTAAACAGGAGTGGATCAAGCCCTATACCGATGTTTTACTTGAAGATTGGGCGAAGCAGGGGGTGAAATCCATTCAGGTGATGAGTCCTGCATTTTCTGCGGACTGTCTGGAAACGCTTGAAGAGCTGGCAATCGAAAATGCCGAGACTTTTAAAGCACTAGGCGGAGAAAGCTATAGTTATATTCCGGCATTAAATAGCCGTGAAGATCATTTGCGATTGCTCAACAGTCTGCTACAGGCTAATCTGGATGCATTGACACA encodes the following:
- the hemH gene encoding ferrochelatase, which gives rise to MYSPAKAKVTIILANLGTPDEPTIPAVRRFLKQFLSDQRVIEIPKPIWQIILRLFILPFRPKRVSQAYAQVWGQDSPMREILFEQVAAVKTHLTQLYPQFELNVVPAMTYGNPNIQDVLAQVSAQPQEHMILFPLFPQYSATSTAPLYDAVAKWVVKQRNLPGLTVIRDYYQHPLFIQSLAQSVRDYQAIHGQPEKLLMSFHGIPQPYADKGDPYADRCRITGKLVAEVLGLNEDQYAISFQSRFGKQEWIKPYTDVLLEDWAKQGVKSIQVMSPAFSADCLETLEELAIENAETFKALGGESYSYIPALNSREDHLRLLNSLLQANLDALTQTLAH